CGCCGTATTAAATGGATATGGCAGATGGGACTTCGGAATGACACccttcctccccccccccccccgcggccCGCCCGCCACAGGACATGGCTGCCTAACCCTCAAGGCAAAGTATAAAAGGGAACCTCTGGTATCGAAAAAGAGTTACACTCTATGcacttattatattttctaaattttctgcTTCTCTCTACTCTCCTGTATACTTTTCAAGTATTTTACTTGCTTAGGCATCAAAGGCTCTCCCGACCACCCAAGGGCTACCTTCTGCTGATCTCTTTTCTGTGTTCGCAGGCTACTAAGATCGAATATTCGGATTTCTGAGAGCCCAACCCATAAACGTACGAAAATACTATATCAACACATatcctaattattataatttttacacaaaatacaataaacaaataaactttttaaatctcaaaataataataattattattattatattccaataagattttatttaactttcaatctAAGGCTACGTTAGAATgttgaaatgagttgagttaagttgtaaatagtaatattttgtagatccaattaatattgatttaattttttaggttGAGTTGactttaactttttaaattaaaatatataaaatagattgagacgagtttaaattttatgtaaaaagttaaaaaaatagtgagtTAAAAACATGATAAAAGTTATTGATAGAACTCACTACTTTTTGTTtatatgaaaagttaaaatagCATATTTTATTAACTAATTTATAGTGAGTTCTATCAatatctcatctgtataacaAAATGAtgctattttatcttatttaaaaagtaacttttatacagatgagataaaataagataaaagttaaaaattatataaaatattattataatataatttttaaataaaatttttggttttaaaatttaaaaaaattaaattagatattaTATCTTGcgtgaaatttttaaaaaatataataattactgaaaataaaataagatgaaataatttaactGTAGAACGAAACCAAGCTCATATGCGTAAACAAACGATGCCCGGGCTCAAGGTGGCGAAAAAGCGTTTAATCTCGTTTCCCGTTTCAGACCGATCCACCatcaagccaaaatctcttctaGTCTTCTCCAGACCCAGGATCCCAGAGCTTCTCTATAATCTCCCATGTCCTAACACACATCTCATTCAAGATTAACGCACTACTAGTTTTCACCCCAAATCTCAAAACCCCTGCTCGTATCTTGCGCATCACCATGCTTTCAAGAAAACCCAGTCCACAATTCCTTTATTTCACCCTCACTCTTTTTCTATTACTAGCTTTTATCATTGCCATCAAGGCTTCTGAGCCCAACCCAAATGAAGACGATGAAGACTTGGAGGGTTTTGAAGAATTAATGGCATTGgatgaagaagaggagaaaCGAGAACAAGAAGGGTCACCCAGTGTGAGATCGTCAGAGGCTGAGGTTTTAACCAGAGCCCAGAGGATTGTTCTTGAGCTTAACAATGACAACACCAAGAGGGTCATTGACGGGAATGAATTCGTTCTGATTCTGGGGTATGCGCCTTGGTGTGCAAGGAGTGCCGAGCTTATGCCTCAGTTTGCTGAGGCTGCAACTGCACTCGAGGAATTGGGGACTCCTCTTTTGATGGCCAAGCTCGATGCCGACCGATATCCGAAGGCGGCATCCCTTCTTGAGATCAAAGGGTTTCCCACTCTGCTTCTGTTTGTTAATGGGACTTCTCAAGTGTACACTGGTGGATTTTCAGCGTAAGCACGCTATTTTCTTTGTCAAATTGACAATGTTTCGTTTTCCATTCTGATATCTGAATATATTATTTCGTCATTTCGTCTTGCTTAGGATCGTAAGTTGTTAACCATGgttataactctttttttttttttttccttcgtaCTGTgttaacttaaataaaatacatttcgGTCACGATGGGTTTTTTTTGTAGACTACCAATTTATTTTGATTGACTTTCATCTCGTCGAAGCGTTTTTATGTCATAATTTTTCGACGTAATCGTGCAAATTTGCAGCTTAGAAGTTGTACTTAGAGAACTATTTAGTTTTACGTGAAAATCTTACGCAAAAAGTTTACCTGCTTAATGTAATACgtcagatttattttacaataaaaagagTTTTACAATCTCattaatcacaataaattacgTTGGTTTGTAAATTTTCTTGGGTAAGATTTGTGTGTAGACCAGTCACATCTCTTGTATTTAATGCGATTGTGGAATAACTATTATACAGGGAGGAAATTGTGATCTGGGCAAGGAAAAAAACCGGCGTACCTGTTATTAGGATAAGCTCAGTGTCAGAGGCACAAGAATTTCTCAAAAACTACCATACGTTTGTTACTGGTCTCTTTGAGAAGTTTGAGGTATGTATATTGGAATCGTTTCAGTAATATTCCGTGAAATTCAGAGAAAAAAGTACTAAAGCCCgatttaaaattcatataattatttctaAGTTCTTTTCTATAATGGCATTGAGTTTTCGTGAACTAGCCTTATACTAAAAGGGAAACGTTACCATGTGGTGAAAAAATTGTTGTATCAACTTCGTTACCTACCCATAAATGTGGCTTATCCCTTCTCTAATTTGTTAATTGACCCTTGGTGAAGCTTATTCTTGTCAGTTCAACTGTCAATTGTACATGGtggctttaaaattatattcacTTGTCACTTGCTTTTCTTTCGAAATTTCTCCTACAACCACTGGTGTTCTTTTgacattgttaatttttaaaatgcttgtaaCTTTTGGAGTGAATTAACTGTTATTAATGCTGCACTTTTACTTTTAAGTGGCATCGAAGGAATATACAAATTAGAAATTTTCCAGTCCTTTTATGGTCTACTTCGacttatatttttcttgcagtACGTATAAGAATGGTGATGTAAGAGATAAAAAATAGTAGAATATAAGTACATTCTAAGCCACGACTTGCCAACTGGTGTTTGGTAGACTACACTGTCTAAATTTTTATGACTCTtatggattattattatttttttttttgggagggaaGGGTGGGGGAGAGTTAATTTCTTCATTGGTTCAATTCTTTGGATATCaccataaaagaaatatttgatcAAGATTGTCTTACGATCCATGTGTTTTAGCTTCACTCTGGCTAGTATAGTAGTGAATATACTAACATGATAAATATAATCACAGGGACCTGATTATGAAGAATTTGTTAAAGCAGCAATATCTGACAATGAAGTCCAGTTTGTTGAAGTGAGTGACATCGATGTTGCAAAAGTTCTTTTCCCAGATATCAAGGATACTAACCATTTCATTGgcattgttaaaaatgagccAGAAAGATACACTCCATATGGTGAGTGTGTGATTAGGTGATAGTATATCTATTTTACTTTAAGTGCCTATTAGTGGTGACACTCATCTTTCAATTATTCCAAAGCGATAAATATTTCTTGAGTGGGCCACATTTATTCCAAAGATACACCCCTATGCGTGGGTTTTCCATGTGTCACTGAAAATTACGAGTGGATCACAACTTACCGATATAATTACTAACGAgtgattaattttttcaaaattgcagGAGGGGCCTTCAAAATAGACCAAATATTACAGTTTTTGGAGTTTAACAAGTTCCCATTAGTTTCTAAACTGACAGAGCTAAATTCTGCCAGAGTTTACTCCAGCCCACTCAAACTTCAGGTGGCCGATACTTCCTCTGCTATACTTgctctttcttcttcatttcttcgtATGTAGAATGATATGAAGTTGATAACTGAGTTGGTGAAAAGTGCATTGTATGAAGTTGGGAACTCCTTCACTCAGTGCTTCAATTAATGTCACCTCTACCTTTTGGTAACTGGCACTTACTTTTGGACATGAAGCTGTTTACTGAATGCGGATGATATCATCTCAGGGTACTTCCCCAACTTGACCCTGGCATCCCTGGAGAAAAGGAACTTCTCCTGAAGTAGTGTCACCTCTCTAAATTTTTGGAaactgtgataaaaaaaaaaaaaattttagaactcTTTCTGCCTTCTTCCTACCCATCTGTAGGGCAGAACCAAATTGACCTAGAAAATCCAATGAATCCTCACTGATTAATCACAAAATTATGTCTCTCAGCAAATATACGGGAAGGTTTATAACACTGATGCTGCAAAATTGTATGGTTTGCtgccattttaaaaaaatcaattagcTCCAGGAAGTCTAATGAAATTGTCTAAAGTACATATGATAGGAAAAAGGATGAATATATATGCGATTTATAATATTGTTCTCATGTATTTAAGAAATCAGGAGAACAAATATACAGAACATGCTGCACTATTTTGTTTAATCCGTCTCTCCCTTTATGCTGAAGCTTGATTCTTAATTCTGAGTTGCCGAACCTGGAAGTATAGACTAACTTGTCTACAGTCTCATGCAAGTCTGAGCCTTCTAGCATGATTCTTTCAGATAACATTGATCAGTTTTTTAAAGAAGTCCTGGAAACTGTACCCTGGTGTACTCCAGTGAATATACAACACTGTCACAAGATGCAATTCAGTTTATGTCAGTATCAGCAAATCATTTATATTCCTTTCCTCTCCTTGGGGAAGCTTAATGTTAATAACAATTTATATTTACCAGACACACTTACAAggtaaatttattaattatttgttttctCTATCATCCAGGTTTTTTTCTTTATGGAGGTTGATGcctttaaaaattttcttgagCCTCTTCAAGAAGTTGCAAGAAAGTTCAAATCAAAGGTAATTTGTTTGACCTACATTTAAATCCATTATTGTAATTAGCTAACCTTTTTAAGTGTGATTTTCTAAGA
This genomic interval from Carya illinoinensis cultivar Pawnee chromosome 2, C.illinoinensisPawnee_v1, whole genome shotgun sequence contains the following:
- the LOC122301039 gene encoding LOW QUALITY PROTEIN: protein disulfide isomerase-like 1-6 (The sequence of the model RefSeq protein was modified relative to this genomic sequence to represent the inferred CDS: deleted 1 base in 1 codon; substituted 1 base at 1 genomic stop codon); its protein translation is MLSRKPSPQFLYFTLTLFLLLAFIIAIKASEPNPNEDDEDLEGFEELMALDEEEEKREQEGSPSVRSSEAEVLTRAQRIVLELNNDNTKRVIDGNEFVLILGYAPWCARSAELMPQFAEAATALEELGTPLLMAKLDADRYPKAASLLEIKGFPTLLLFVNGTSQVYTGGFSAEEIVIWARKKTGVPVIRISSVSEAQEFLKNYHTFVTGLFEKFEGPDYEEFVKAAISDNEVQFVEVSDIDVAKVLFPDIKDTNHFIGIVKNEPERYTPYGGAFKIDQILQFLEFNKFPLVSKLTELNSARVYSSPLKLQVFFFMEVDAFKNFLEPLQEVARKFKSKIMFIYIDISDENLAKPFLTLFGLEEAENTVVTAFDNRISSKFLLESDXPLTPTNIEEFCIRLLDGTLSPYFKSQPIPDNEDASIQIIVGKTFDDLVLSSPKNVLLEVYTPWCINCETTSKHVEKLAKHFKGLDNLVFSRIDASANEHPKLQVDEFPTLFFYPSKDKANPIKLSTKSSLKDFAASNNKHLRAKDHVMKDEL